The genomic interval CCAGACTTTAGAGTAACTTAAATCACcccaattattaaaataaaaacaccagcTCCAAACCAAGAGTTTGCCAACAGTGCCTATCTAACAGATAAAATAATGTAATTGGCAAAAGGCCTAAATTTTAACAAGGACTTTAATGTTGTTTGTAATCCCAATGCTTCATATCAAACCGATTCAAGTAAGACTATTCTCTTGACATACAAGTGCTTCAGATAAGAGAATGCATGtgtgtacaacacagggaatagagccaatattttataataactagagagtataacttttaaaaattgtgaatcactatgttgtacatcaactattATCAacaaatatgatatatatgtcacaaaatatttcagtttaaaCAAAGGGGCATGGTTCTTTGATAAGACCTTGTATTTCTCACAATTGTCTGCTAAATTTCTTAATAGCAATCTCTCTacacatttttaattaaacaagTTATGATTCCAATGCCTAGCATTCATACTGCCAAAGCAAATTTTGATCTTTTcaggaagaaatatttaaaaagattataAGAATTCTCAAAGTATAAACAGTCTTCTAAATACTACTGTGTATTtagttcatggacaagtctcaaAATGCACCCTTATTGAAGTGTTCAACATTCTTGAATTAAAGGAAGAGAGGGGAAAGAGCTGGTTTCTCTGTGAATAATTCAGAAAGTTGAAAAATCCAAGGTGCATCTACTTACATCATCAATGTCTTCATCATCATCTCCAATGTCATCAAACTGGATTTCATCATCATCTCCAGGGCCAAATGTAtcagtttcattgattttagctaaagaaacaataacaaatatataatataaccaagatgatattaaaatgaataaactgcCCACTAAAAGTAGTTGGATATCAAATATTCAACTATAAAAGGAGCCTCTTAAAAGCCCAACTTTAATCTACATTTCATTACCAAAAAGATCCTCATAACTTCTACCTAACAaccccagtatatagaacaataTTTTATACAACAAAATCTGAATCAAGATGGAAATAGTTTTTTTGTTCACAAAGGTATTTCTAGTAAGACAGGTTTTAAATACACAAATTCTAAAGCTATTACAACTTCCAGCTATGCTTCAAAAAAGGTTTGAGCACATGCTAACAAGTAACAAATCATCAGATAAACTCATCAATCAGAAAAATTTGGTCAAATTCTATTTATCCCTAAACAATGAAAATGAACCAGCAAGTGCTAGTCCTAGTCCCAGATAAATTAGCAGCATTTCCTAGCTTGGAAGTGCCAAGTAATTAACTTCAGCAGGATTTTTACACTCAAGTAAAATTATAGTTCTCACGATAACATGCaacagaactaaaaaaaaaaaaaaaactgtcaaatgAAAAATGTAGGCTTTCAAAATAGTATGTAAAGTATACTTCCCCCTTGATGAGGTTATGAGAgactttttgttgtttatttaggttttctgcaTTAAGAATGCATAATTTTTGAAGTGTCGGGGGAAACAGGTAATGCTGGTTTAACAAAATCCTATGGGATACTATGATACTAGGACAAAATGAACTGAAAGCTGACTTTttgttgggggggtaattaggtttattatttatttacttatttatttaagggaagtactggggattgaatccaggctCTAGggcatactaggcatgcactctaccactgagctataccgttaCCCCgaaaactttttaataaaaatattgacaACAGTACCTAATTACTATCCTTGCTTTACGTTTAAAGCAGATGAACAgtgggaggatacagctcaagtggtagagtgcatgcttagcatgcacaagtcctgggttcaacccccagtacttcctctaaaaataaataaacctaaagtaGATGAACATAGAGTCTTTTTAGTATTATGAAGTACAGGCAGGCATACTTAGAATGAATTACATAAGCACAAAATTAAATATGCAAAATCCACTAATTCCTTCATCTAAATACCACCAGGTAATAACACCATATAATAGTTTAATACAATAACTCAGACATTACCATGTTCTGGAAGTTCGCCATATGCCTTCAGACTTCGAGCCTCATCtgcattgtattttaaaattacatcagcTTTATTATCCTTAAAGAGACAAATAACTTTTATAAATGACTATGTCAAAATACgtcatttcataaattattttcaaactgGTAAGAAATTAAATCTCACTGTTGTGCTataaacttttcttctttttctaaaaatttagtTTTCACCTACCCTCTGAAAAACATACTTGGTTTTAACCCAGTATAAAGAAGCCTGCATACATAAATGGTCAACAAACTTTGGGAAGATATTTACAGATTTCACTTCAGTAAGAGCAGAACTGTGCAGACCCAATCTTCTAGATTGTTTATAGAACCATAATTTACAAGTGATTAAATATTCTAATTCCAAAACTGAGACTGGTATAATGACCTATAGAAATTATAACCTTTCCATGTATCAGTGGTTCTTAGGGTACAAATCCACCAGAATCTCCTGTGGAGCTTTTATACCTCCTAAAGATAGATTAGTCCTGACTCAGTTAAGAAAAAAGGGTTGAAGCTGATTATTTCAACCTCAAAAAGTTCTTTGGACTTGGAAAGCCCTAAAGGAACACAACGAAAGTGATAAGTGATCCAAGAGCATGGTGATTCAGACCAGCACTTCTTAAActataatgtgtgtatatatatatatatatatatatagagagagagagagagagagagagagagagagagagagagagagagagagagagagagagagagagagagagaggcctggggtggggttcAAGAATCTGCATTCCTAACAAGTTGCCCAAAATTAGTGACGCTACTGGTAGCCTGAACCACCCTTTAAGAGGAAGCAGCGCAAAAGAAGGATCATGGGAGACTGAGAATCAGAAAACTTTCTGCAGTTGTCATTTTGTATTATGAACATTACCCCTTTTGgaaccttggtttccttatctgtcaaacAGGAAACTAATTTTTCCTACTTCCAGGTTTCTGGGTTTTCTTTTAAgatcaaaagaagaaaatggacaCTAAAATGGTACAAAATTTAAAGGAGGCTGCCTCAGCCTCAGCACTACTGATAATTTTGGGACATATAATTCTGTGTTGCAGgaactgtcctgtgcattgtaggatgtttagcatccCCCCTGGCCACCAGATACCAGCCAGCAGCACTGCCCCCTTATCCTCAGTTGTAACAACCAGAAATATCTCCAGACACTGCCCTATGtcctctggaggaaaaaaaaaaaaatcacccacggttgagaatcactgatttaaagttaagattttaattctttattctggaatatgtattttaaaaaaatcaaagtacaATCGAGGTTACAAAAATAGAAATGCTTATCACTCACAGTGTCATAAACACATGGTGATGAGTTCCAATAAGTGGAAACCAAATGGATTCCACAGACCACAATCAGTAGAGTCTCCAGGCTGAGATCATGAAGGGCAACTAccattttcttctctaattgctCATCTAAATTCAGAGCACATACTTTTATCACAGTTTGTAATGTAATTACTTGTGTGCCTGCCTTATTCTCTCCACTACCAGGCTGTAAGCACTTTCTGAGATGGAAGCTTAACATATTCAGCTGTATTGTCTAGAGTAACAGTTCCAGATTTTGACTTCAAGACATATAATTTAAGGGGGGGGGCAGGTGGTCCAACATAAAACTACATTTTTATCTTGCCAACTAAGAACACTAACAAAACCACAATATAATATCCCTCATTCCAAAAAAGGgaactttttaaatattgaaaaaggagacaaagtcctactgcacagcacgaGACTATATTcaatcttacagtaacctataatgaagaaaaatgtttgtgtataactgaatcaccacgcTGTACAAGAGATTAACACGCTGttaatcgactatacttcaattaaaaaaaaaaaaggaaaacaccccaaaaggaaaaagaacaaccATTTAGCTTCATGAAAAACTCACACTGTCTGTATTTCTTCTATAGTGAAAACATAGACTCCACAGACTGGCATTTAGGAATCATGATCCCTGGGTACCTAGCACAACACCTAAGACATAACTGGCacttaagaaatgtttgttgacttttttttaaaactttttttttttattgagttaacagtcattttacaatgttgtgtcaaattccagtgtagagcacaatttttcagttatacatgaacatacatgtattgtcgcattttttcgctgtgagctaccaccagatcttgtatatgtttccctgtgctatacagtataatcttgtttacttATCCTACatacgcctgtcagtatctacaaattttgaactcctagtctgtcccttcccaaccccctcccccctggcaaccacaagtttgtattctatgtctatgagtctgcttgttttgtatttatgtgtgttttttttttttaagattccacatatgagtgatctcatttggtatttttctttctctttctggcttacttcacttagaatgacattctccagggacatcatgttgctgcaaatggcattatgttgtcggtttttatggctgaatagtatttgattgtataaatataccacatcttctttatccagtcccctattgatggacatttaggctgtttccatgttttggctattgtaaatagtgctgctatgaacactggggtgcaggcgtctttttggagtagggttccttctggatatatgcccaggagcgggattgctgggtcatatggtaagtctattcctagtcttttgaggaatctccatactgttttccacagtggctgcaccaaactgcattcccaccagcagtgtaggagggttccattttctatacagcctctccagcatttgtcattcatttgtgggtttttgaatgatggccattctgactggtgtgaggtgataactcattgtagttttgatttgcatttctctgataattagtgatactgagcattttttcatgtgcctattgatcatttgtatgtcttccttggagaatttcttgtttaggtcttctgcccatttttggattggactgtttgttttttttaagtcgtatgagctgcttatatattttggagatcaagcctttgttggtttcatcttttgcaaaaattttctcccgtaGGTTATcactttgttttgcttatgatttcctttctgTGCACAGGcttgtaagtttaactaggtcccatttgtttattcttgcttttatttctattgcttgggtagactgccctaggagaacattttgagatgtatgtcagataatgttttgcctatgttttcttctaggaggtttattgtatcttgtctcatgtttaagtctttgatccattttgagtttatttttgtatatggtgtaagggagtgttctagcttcattgatttacatgctgctgtccagttttcccaacaccatttgctgaagtgactgtctttattccattgtatattcttgcctgctttgtcgaagattagttgatcaaaagtttgtgggttcacttctgggctctctattctgttccattggtccatatgtctgtttttgtaccaataccatgctgtcttgattactatagctctacagtattgtctgaagtctgggagagttactcctccagcctctttttcttcagtaatgacaTAATAGTAAGCAGTATACTGGCCTGGAACTGGTCAAATATGGTTATGACCTATATTCTAAACATTAATGGTTCATCAAATTCAAGCGAGTAAACAAAGAcaatttcaattttgtttttaccTGGTAGTCTCGTAGACCAACCAATATAATGTCTGAGGTATTTATCCAAACCTATAAGAGAAAAGTCACAGgctatgtttaaaagaaaaataaagaatcaaTCAAGAGCAATGTTGAGTCAGTCTTcccataaaatatacatattattcACCCAACTGTGGGTAAAGTACCTATATTAAGActtagaggcaaaaaaaaaaaaactgtagtaaGCAGCTAAGTGAGTTGCAAATTTTCTATAATTTGGGatattagaaaaataacaatctcattCAACTACTTGACAGTTTAACAATTCCAAAGGAACAATGATT from Vicugna pacos chromosome X, VicPac4, whole genome shotgun sequence carries:
- the EIF1AX gene encoding eukaryotic translation initiation factor 1A, X-chromosomal, translating into MPKNKGKGGKNRRRGKNENESEKRELVFKEDGQEYAQVIKMLGNGRLEAMCFDGVKRLCHIRGKLRKKVWINTSDIILVGLRDYQDNKADVILKYNADEARSLKAYGELPEHAKINETDTFGPGDDDEIQFDDIGDDDEDIDDI